aaaagtcttgtgTTGAATATAGTATGACTTTAGCATTGTCCTCTTTAGAATATTTgccagaagaaaaaaaaattaattaaagatAAACGGATTTTAGTTTTCGTCAGTCAGTGGCAGAAAGTGTTATAAATGTGAAGTTTTCATCCCTAGGGTCTGTGGTTTTAAATTGTGACAGTTTTTTTTCTCCCATTTACCAACATAGCCACCATACCTTCGTTTTCTAACAGGCTGTGATTTTCCTTGTTGTTCAGCCCTGATgacctgataaaaaaaagttttaaattgtaaattgattTGATATGATGTGTTCGGATCTATTTGAGCTTTTAATTctgccatttgattaggtacTTTCCGATTTGACATTTCCttggaatattttttgtcattttacttttcgAAACTTGCCCTTAAATTACACGGAAATAAGACGAAAAACAATTTTTGGTATTATGAGTTAATGAAAAGatacttttaaataatgattctaaatatgataaatacaaAACTCTACTGTTTAAAAAACTATTGAATCTGAATCACTATTTCTAACGGTGTCTTCCCGATTGTCCCACTTTATGGAATTACAGGTAAAAAGGTAGTGAAATTTTGGGACGTTTAATTGTGGGACAATCGGGAATCGTTTTAACTATGCTAttaaaaatagaagaaaacaaaattagaaaaacgTACAGATTAAGATCTCCGAACGCACCCAATTGAAAAATCTagagaaataattatattcggaactccgaaaaaaaaaagcatggtgtaaatactatatttttaaaataaccaGGTCGAAAGACCCATGACATTGCACAATTTACGTTTTGAAACAAGGCTCCACGGCCACACCTCCCCATCTAGACCATTGCAAATACCAATAAAAGGTCTATACAAgtcaatataaattaaagaatgaaATACACAATACATGATTATAAAGTTtacaaaatgaattaatttaaatgttcaaaacaaaTAGTCTTTCTTTGGAACCAGTGTCATAACCATTCCCCTACTTTCCTGCACCAACTCGTAGTCCATGTCTCTCGGGACGCCCTCACCGTAATCTATATATTCCTGTGGTTGAACATATTCCTGCGCGTCCTCATACACCTCCTCCTCTTCTTGAATCATAGCTACATCtatcctctgagttcagtatttttatgattttactttttccataCTGTCTTCCCACATCGGAGGTAAACACTTCCTGGGTTTTACATACTTCAAATAGACTGTGATGGTAGACTGTAGTGATGGCAGGATGAGAATTGCATGACGTGGTGTGAAATGATGGAAGTTGATTAAATGCTCCTTAACATGGTGCCTGCACGGAAACGAGTCATTACATCCAATACAACTAAATTCTTTGACCTCGCGAACATGTTTGCTATGCCAGTGACAGTAACACAGTGTGTCTAGTATTGTCGGAATACACTAAATGGACCCCGTCCACATGTTGCAACTGGACAAATATATCcttttttaaatacaggtcTTTCTTCTGCCATACTGtaatataatacatattatgaataatttaacaaaataaatgaacagTTAATATTTAAGGTATTCATGTTCACACATAAGAGTAATAATGGTACATTGTCAACAAACATACATTGTGTAAAtagtaaatgaataaaacaaatgtgtgATAGCCTTTTTCTTAGGTATAATATGTGAAACCTTAAAAATCCATACGCACAATTTCCTATCAACGTTTGACAAACTCTTTTATTGAGTAACTGGAAAAATGTGACTATTATCTGAGAACAATATGAACTCTTCTgtgatttaataaaaacagcCTTTTTAATAGGTATACGAAGCgaacatataaaaatacattacatatatattatgatataacTAGTCTCAACATATATGCCAATACACTGCTCTATCCTTTACTAATGCTTGCATAACAACGTAAACTAAAATCTGCTATGCATAAATTACACCCttataaaaacatatcaaatattctTATGTTTTATCCTAATCCTCAAACTAAATTCAGATATGAAAAGAACATACCTTATTCCATCTGCTTACCATTCTCAGTATTATtactttaccatgtttactgcaccaatataatctaaaaatatgcaaactttttttttttaaactaagtactgaattcatttcaaaaattataaacaaatatttaaaactatatacacgATGAATACTTTGTAGGCTTTTTCACTGTTCTTCCACATCTGGTTCTTTGTGGGCTAGGGGTACAGGGGTTAACATCTATATTCAGGGGAATATCATTTTCAGTTTCATGAGTCTCATCAAATGACAAGTGAAAATCCAATAAAGGGGTTTCTATATCTGACTCATCAGACTGGATTTCATCCTTTATTTCAGGTGGTAGCCATGTGACAGGGACATTCCCTAAATGGGGTTTTAAATGGTCTACATGGACTACTATGTCCTTTGCAGTAGGGGTTTCCTGAATTCTATAAGTCACATCAGAAAGTTTAGCTTTTACTTTATATGCACCTCTCCAACTTAACCCTAATTTAATTCCTGCAGTAGGGGGATACCGTCCATAGACAAAATCATTTACTTCATATTGACGAGGTTTAAGTCCCCTATCATAACTTTTCTTTTGCCTAGTAGCGGCCTTTGTCAACTTTTCCCTagcaaaattaaatgtttttctgAAAGAATAATTCAGCAACTGTACATATTCTACTGGGCATTGGGTATGTACAGTTAAAGGATTTCCAGCCATAATATCCAACGGTTAAACCATTTCCCTACCAGTCAACATTTTATGGGGGCTAACACCAGTTGAATCATTTTCCGTGGCCCGGTAAGCCATTAACAAGTAAGGCAATAAATCATcccaattatttctgaatttattgGCAAACATGGACAACATTTTCTGTAAAGTTCTGTTGAAACGTTCAACAAGACCATCACTCTGTGGCCGATAGGATGTTGTTCTAGTTTTATCTATTCCCAACTTATCATAAACTGCTTGAAATAGAATGGATTCAAATTCCCTGCCCTGATCACTGTGTAATTGTAGGGGGCATTCCAAAGcgacaaaatatttcagaaactaGTTTATCTGCTAATGCAAAAGCATTATGGTTTTTAACTGCAAAAGCCTCAGTCCATTTTGTAAAGTAGTCTTGTACTACAATTAAATACTCATTCTCATTTTCAGTAATAGGACATAGGCCTACAATGTCAACCCCAATCCTATCGAATGGACAACCCACTAAAGACTGTTGTAAAGGAAATCAACCTATACCTGGGCCAGGTTTAGCTTTAGCACAAACAATGCACTCACGAACCCATGCACTTATATCAGAAGTCATTCCAGgacaataaaactatttttaatttctctAATTGTTCGATCTCTACCCAAGTGACCATATATAACTGAATTATGAAATTCTTTCATAATTTGATTCCTAATTTCAGTTGGGGCTACCAAAACAAGATTTTCCCCATTATCTGTTTCAATCCTATAATACAGTGATCAATTTTCTATTAACAAGGACTCCCATACATTCCATAAAATTTTAATTCCGTATGAGCAACCGGAAACTACTTCCTTgccaggttttttttatcaaattctcctaacatatttacaatttttgaaatatcttgGTTATTTTCCTGCCAAGAGACTTTCTCCTCACTTGTCCAAACTCTTAATCAATTCGAAATTTGGGGCAAATCAAGTTCACCTTCGTTATCACTATCATCCCCAACATATGGAATTGTGTCATCTAAATCATTATTTCCAGGCCTAATTGATGCCAGAAGACATTTATCGGGGTTGTCACAACTCTGATCTACTTGATTCTTATCTCACGCAGGACAATCAGAGCGTTTACGCAACCTTTAaattttggctttgaaatttattgcttcttcagataaatccaaatttattatatgttcggattcactttcatgcttacaagctatacgaaatactaaaattaaaaacccaacaatcctgaaaattttatatgtaatgaggaatttaaaaatcacttctgaaagaaataatatttctatgggttccgagtcatgttggaatccttggaaacacagctgtagaccttgaggcaaagaatgcccttggtgaccctctatctaactgtgatataccatatactgattttaaatctaatattagagaatatgtttttaatatattgaaaaataaatggagtaaaaaagacgataataaattgcatgaaattaagcctaatttaggcaaaccttttgataatattatgtgcagaaaagatcagtgtgttattactagatgtcgtattggtcatactagaataacacacgagtatcttttaaaaaatgaagatgaaccacaatgtgttccttgcaactgcaagtatactattaaacatgttttaattaattgtattgactttgctgatgttcgtaagaagcatttcaatgtcaataatatgtatgatttatttaataatgttccatttacaaatattgttgcttttttaaaagaaattggaatttattataaaatataaaaatgttattatatttaaatcgattttaatttttatcacgttattttactgttgatttttatttgtatataatcaatttgctttagtcaagaattttagtgtattgaaggaccttttgtcttattttaaaaatatgctttaaattgtaaaaatattcaaattagctctcgccgcgatatagcctttttgtgcttatgcggcgtaaagcaaccaacaatcaatcaatcaatcacaacCTATATGGTTTTCTGGACAAAACATCAGCATTCGTATGCTGAGTACCTTTTCGATATTCAATCTCATAATCATAGGTATCCAAGACAGAAATCCACCTAGCAACCATACCTTCTGGGTGTTTAAAATTCTTCAACCAAATCAAAGATGCATGATCTGTGCGAATTCTAAATTTTTTACCTAACAGGTAGTGGAGAAAATATTTGACAAGTTATTACCGCTAAAAGTTCCCGGTTTGTAGTACAATTCTTTTGTTGGGTATCCCTCAAAATTCGACTAGCATAGGCAATAACCTTTTTCTCACCATCCAGTACCTGTGAAAGGACAGCACCTATTGCATGACCACTAGCATCCGTATCCAGAATAAATTCACCATCCCCTATATGGTAACTTAAAATTGGAGCAGAAATAAGTTTCtctttcaaaacttcaaaagCATTTTGACAATCTTGATCCCACGAAAATTTCAAGCCCTTTTTCGTCAAATTTTTCATTGGCGATGCTATTTCTGAAACTAGGGATAAACCTCCTATAATATCCTGCCAAGCCGAGAAAACTGCGGACTTCATTTACATTTTAAGGGACTGGCCAATCACTAACACTCTCAATGTTTTTGCTGGGTCACAAGCTATTCCCTTCTCACTAACTAAATGTCCTAAATATAACACCTGGTGTTGAAAAAGAAAGCATTTCTTAGGTTTAAGCTTACGATTAGCCTTTCTAAATCTATCAAAAACCAGGTATAAATTCTCTAGAGCCTTCTCAAAAATAGGGCCAAAAATAATGACATCATCTAGGTAACACATACACCTTTCCAACTGATAACCCTTTGGAACAATGTCCATCAACCTAAATCTAAATCGATAGTGCTTAACCACTTATTGTTCCCTAGGGAGTCAATAGAAGAGTCTATACGGGTCAAGGGGTACGAATCCTTTAAAGTATGTAAGTTCAAAACCCTGTAATCAATACAGAAGCGCCATGTGGAGTCTTTCTTTAAGCAAAGTGTGACTGGGGCACTCCCAGGACTACATTTGGTTCAATTACAACATTTTCTCTAATTCTTGTTCTATTATTTCCCTTTGTTTAATAGGTACCCTCCTGGGAGGTATCTTAACAGGCTTTATGTTCCCAGTATCTATTGTATGCCTAACAATATCTGTTTTCCCAAGCTTTCCGTCGGGACCCAAAAAAATATCCTGATAATTTATCACCAGTTTACTTAACTCCTGTTTTTGACTCTCATTCAATTTTGAAGAAACCCTATCAATCAGACCTGTTAAATGTTCTGGAAGTTCAGATAAAATGTCTAACTTGTTTACACCAACTGAATCAGAAATTGTTTTAACTGTTTGTATGCTACCAaaaactttatttctttttaaagttaCATCTCGATCCCTACAATTTATTGCAGAAATGGCAACCTTACGTTTAGTTGTATTTACATGTACTAAAGCAGTATAAATCAAAATTCCATTTCTAACTAATCTTGCATTTGGTTCGACAAGCATGTCTTCTTCCTTAATGTTTTTAggaactttaatttgaaatactCACTCAGTATTAGCTAGTAAAACAAGTCTATCTGAGAGTCTAATTAAGGcacaatgtttattttgttgctTATGAAGCTTTAGGGTACTGTTATCTGGCATGATCAATACAGACTTAGAAATGTTTATTTGAGCTTCATTGgcttctaaaaaaatatatgcctAATATTCCCTCAAGATCATCTAGTCAGCTATGATAAAGTCATGTGTAAAAGGAATGCCTTGAATTAAGAACTCTAAGGTAACTTGGCCATGTACTTTTTACTCTTGGCCTCCTGCAGTAGTTAACGAAGTTAAAATATCTTGAACTTTCAGTTCATCAATGTTAAATTCATCAAGCTTTGCTTTAGAGACACAACTAACAACTGCACCTGTGTCTAAAAGAAAACTACCCTTATTTAATCCTACCTTCACAGAAGCAAATAGACCATTTTGTTCAATAGGGTTAACTTTTATACTGGGCCTTCTTTCTGTTCAGCAGCCTGGGTTTCTGACCCTGAACTCAGGCTTCTCCTGTTTAAATCTTGATTTGGATTGTTTTGTCTTCTATTTGACTTTGGCGCCTTACAATCTTTGCTAACATGTcctactttttgacaattataaCAAGTTGGAACCCTACAATCCTTAAATAcgtgaactagtatatatttgtttaggggccagctgaaggacgcctccaggtgcgggaatttctcgctacattgaagacctgttggtgaccttctgctgttgtgtttttttattttggtcgggttgttgtctctttgacacattccccatttccattctcaattttataacttaTTAATTTAGTACATTGTAGGAGagtagttttatttatttcctcAATTTTTTGGGATAACTGTTCAAAACAATTCATAATAGTTCGGGTAATTCAGACAGATCTGACTGAGCTTTAACATTCTCAGTGTTTCACTTATCGTTCTTATCATACCGTTTTACAGCTTGTATAGCAGCTGCATGTTTTTCAGTCTGTTTTTTTGGTTTACGGACTTCAGTTGACAAAGAACCAACGAACGCTTCATACTCAATGGCTAATGCGATCGCGCTTTCTAAAGTAGTAGGATGTGAGAACTGGACACGTTTCTGAACATCAAAATTTCCTAATCCTCGAATAAATTGGTCATGGCTAAGTCTTCAGTTTTCTCCAAATCTGGATAGGCTAAACGTACAAGCCTTCGAAGAGCGTATCCGTAGTCTTGAATCGATTCGCTTTTTCTACGTATCCTACTATTAAACACGCATCTATAAGCGGTTATTCTTTCCTTTAGAGCAAATCGTTTGCTTAACATATCTTTTAGTGAGGTATAATCTGCCAATACGTTTGACTTTGCATCTCCAAGTAACTTCTGTGCGGTGCTACGTAAACACATTCATAATTGTTGTGCTTTCGACTCGTCATTCCATTCATTCCATTGGGCGGTTTGTTCAAAGTGAACTATATAGTCTTGCCAATCAACGCTTTTACCATCGAACTGATCTGGTTCTCTTTCTCATCGTAATATACGCGGTTTAGGGTGATTAAAGCTAACATGTCTTGGTGCAGGCGGGTGTACATTGTTTTGTACAAGATTTGTACTGGCCATACTACTTGGTACAGATTTAGTTGTAACTGATAATGGAACCCGAGACGGCACGCTTGTGCCTACCGCAGAGGTGTTTCTGATTTGAGGGGTGACTTCACAGTTGTTTTGATCAACAAATCCATCACTCGGTACCTCGTTGGTTTGTCGGCTTATGTAATACAAGCCTTCGCGATTTTGGTTTGAGGACAACTCCCCATCACCATCGTATCTTGGACGAGACCTCTTTAAATCAGTTTCAGACGCTCCAGTCGATTTTGCTCTCTGTTCTTCATAAATTACAGAACGTGGTAAACCCAAAGGGCTAATCAAAGACAGATCTGATCTAGAGTTTTGTTCCCTACTTTGTGAATTATCTACTCCTAAGTTTTCAATTTGAACAATACAACAATAAAGTACACATAATACGTCATAAGTACAACTATACCGCACATATAATACATAAGTATACTATTAAAGcataatcatacatgtacacagTACAAAACATCATAAAATTGCAACAAATTTAGTTCAAATGTAACAAATAGGAGGCAGTGTAAGCAAACTGAAATAAAGTATCATCATTACTAGTATTCTGAAGTTGATCTTCAAGTTGCTGTAGGTGATGGTTGAGTTTGGTGTATTTTCTTCTCTTTGTTGGTCGTACTCCCCCGGTATTTTACTAGTTATCTCGTTAAATGCTTGCTCTTCTTTGAGGTAGATAAGTAGTGTATAGCTGTTTAGTTGTTGCATTTGAATCATCTTATTCAAGCCGTTGTGCCATCCTTCTAAGTGGTGTGTTGTCCTTGGTCCTTCTGGTTGGTAATGATTCAATAGCTGTATGTTTGCTCCAACCAAGTATGTTGTGACGTAGTCTGAAAAGGCGGTAGTATTTCAATTGAGActgatttttcaaacttttccaGTGCATGGAAACAGACGTCTTCTACATTTGCTGTTGGTACGAGTTGAATAACTGATACCCTGCGTATTAGTTAGTGAATGGCTGGGTATCCTTTGTAGTTGGTGACGAGCCCTGTTGATTGGCCAAAACGACCTTTGATATCAAGTCCCAGAAAAGATGATCTGACAGAATTCTGTACAGCAGATTTGTAATATATGAAGAAAGTTGTCGGAATCTGGCATTGGGTGCAATCGCAATCAGTCTTCAGTAGTGAGAAAAATCTGGTATAGATGTCCTCTGACTTCCCAGGTAAAAGTGCAAAAACCAGTGGGAACATCTCTccatcaatcagtgcatgtaaAGTATACAGCTGTTCAAAGATTGGTGGACATGTGTAGAAGGTACCATCAGCGTAGATTgtattattgttgttgtttgcTAGGTGTTGTATGTTGTTGTCAGGGGCGAATACAACTATCTTATCGTAGGTACCATTATTGATAAGTAAGAATCTTTCAGCAGCTTTAGTTTCAGTCCACTCATTCTGGAGGTCAATGTTTAGTAGAGATGTTGGTAGATGTTGTATAAGGTCCTTACGCTGACGATTAAGACTGGATTTCAGAGAAGGGAAAGTTGGGAGCTGTTCAACCATCCGTCGAGTATCGTCATTCCATTTTGGTGTAAGAAGTTTGTCTATTTCCTGTTTATAGATTGCTGGTACAGGAATATTCTCTGCTCTTCATCTTTTCTTTATGTGTTGCAATACTTTGGTCACCTCTAGTTTGTTGGATGATGTGTACTTGGTTGAATCCAATGTGTATGTTGTTTAAGGTACGAATAGTTGAAGGGCACATTTCCAGTACTCTATCATTGCgtcttttaggaatttttgatcctcaatgctcttcaactttgtatttatttggctttttaactatttgatctgagcgtcactgatgagtcttatgtagacgaaacgcgcgtctggcgtataaaattataatcctggtacttttgataactatttacaccactgggtcgatgccactgctggtggacgtttcgtccccgagggtatcaccagcccagtagtcagcacttcggtgttgacatgaatatcaactttatggtcatttttataaattttctgtttacaaaactttgaatttgtcgaaaaactaaggattttcttaccccaggagtagattaccttagccatatttggcacaacttttaggaatttttgatcctcaatgctcttcaactttgtatttatttggctttttaactatttgatctgagcgtcactgatgagtcttatgtagacgaaacgcgcgtctggcttataaaattataatcctggtacttttgataactacttaACCTGGAAACAGTAATCTCTAAATACAAGGCTCTGCCCACCTCGCTCGTGGTCTATGAACGTATTCGTATTTATTTTATACCTAAAGGTAACATTTTagagatatattttaaataagtaatgttataatattttatgaaaataacagTAATCTGATGATTTAATTActcataaatgttatatttaaattatattattgaagagtgcataaaaaatcattttatacataagtACAATTcttataattctaaaataataatttgaacaggcaataattaattattattttaacaaaacaaacacaaagtCTACTGTTTATTTAAGAACATTTcacatgaaaacaaataataatgtggTACAAttcgaactttaaaattgtaaatagtGTGATAATCGGGAATAAACCTTTCTAACTAAATACTCGtgtcaaaaatgtttttttactcacagttgaaaaacaaaagcagactatttgaatgttgaatataataatttagTGATTACACATTTGTGTCTTAATCATTTTGTCTGGCATTTAAGGGGACGTAACATCTATTTTGTAAATAACCGATATTCAAAGCTCGTAAATCGATAAGAAAGAGACAAACCAACTGAACTGTCTTTAATTGTATACACGCTTACTAAATGATCATCTAAAGTGCAGTAATTATCGATGTATCCGTTTGTCTGTCCGTCCGATCATCGATTCAGGAAGTATTTTTTACAAGAAgttgaaactataaaaaaaaatgaaataaaaaatattcaatagcTCTTTGAAcctcttttttatacatttagagTTCACACAGCAAAGCGAGGAATTTGGCACATCCAAAACGGTTGTACCAGAAACTTGTAtgcatttgttttatacaaattacaatatttatCATAAGGGTATTGTGAAactcctttttttcttttttc
Above is a window of Mytilus trossulus isolate FHL-02 chromosome 4, PNRI_Mtr1.1.1.hap1, whole genome shotgun sequence DNA encoding:
- the LOC134716888 gene encoding uncharacterized protein LOC134716888 — its product is MVEQLPTFPSLKSSLNRQRKDLIQHLPTSLLNIDLQNEWTETKAAERFLLINNGTYDKIVVFAPDNNIQHLANNNNNTIYADGTFYTCPPIFEQLYTLHALIDGEMFPLVFALLPGKSEDIYTRFFSLLKTDCDCTQCQIPTTFFIYYKSAVQNSVRSSFLGLDIKGRFGQSTGLVTNYKGYPAIH